A section of the Equus caballus isolate H_3958 breed thoroughbred chromosome 21, TB-T2T, whole genome shotgun sequence genome encodes:
- the SYDE1 gene encoding rho GTPase-activating protein SYDE1 — MAEPLLRKTFSRLRGREKLPRKKSDAKERGRPAQHPEPSPPESEPQAAEGPQAGAEGPPSPEAPRSPARGAYLQSLEPSSRRWVLGGAKPPEDAALGPGAPGSGEPAGEIWYNPIPEEDPRAPAPEPLGPQPGSAEPEGLASQGAAPASPPTKASRTKSPGPARRLSMKMKKLPELRRRLSLRGSRAGRERERAAPAGSVISRYHLDSSVGTPGRAAVAGGLRGPRAGYLSDGDSPERPVGPPSPTAFRPYEVGPLARGPPAALWGRLSLHLYGLGGLRPAPGATPRDLCCLLQVDGVARARTGPLRAGPDFLRLDHTFHLELEAARLLRALVLAWDPGVRRHRPCAQGTVLLPTVFRGCQAQQLAVRLEPQGLLYAKLTLSEQQEAPGTAEPRVFGLPLPLLVEREQPPGQVPLIIQKCVGQIERRGLRVVGLYRLCGSAAMKKELRDAFERDSAAVCLSEDLYPDINVITGILKDYLRELPTPLITQPLYQVVLEAMAQGPPSRTPPSTEGTRGLLSCLPDVERATLTLLLDHLRLVSSFHAHNRMTPQNLAVCFGPVLLPARQAPARPRIRSSGPGLTNAVDFKRHIEVLHYLLQAWPDPRRTPDAPDLAPYLRPKRQPPLNLPLAGPEVVTRPRGRGGPESPPSNRYAGDWSVCGRDFLPCGRDFLSGPDYDQVTGSDSEEEDEEAGERAGPADFEDDFEAPFNAHLNLKDFDALILDLERELSKQINVCL, encoded by the exons ATGGCCGAGCCGCTGCTCAGGAAGACCTTCTCCCGCCTGCGGGGCCGGGAGAAACTTCCCCGGAAAAAGTCGGACGCGAAGGAGCGCG GCCGCCCAGCCCAGCACCCGGAGCCCAGCCCTCCAGAGtcagagccccaggctgctgaagggccCCAGGCGGGAGCAGAGGGGCCCCCCAGCCCTGAGGCACCTCGCAGCCCCGCGCGGGGAGCCTACCTGCAGAGCCTGGAGCCCAGCAGCCGCCGATGGGTGCTGGGCGGGGCCAAGCCACCAGAGGACGCTGCTTTGGGGCCCGGGGCACCTGGCAGCGGGGAGCCCGCCGGAGAGATCTGGTACAACCCTATCCCTGAGGAAGATCCCAGAGCCCCGGCACCGGAGCCCCTGGGGCCACAGCCAGGCTCGGCTGAGCCAGAGGGCCTGGCCTCCCAAG GCGCAGCCCCCGCCAGCCCCCCCACCAAAGCCTCGCGCACGAAGTCCCCGGGCCCGGCCCGGCGCCTCTCCATGAAGATGAAGAAGCTGCCGGAGCTGCGGCGCCGCCTGAGCCTGCGGGGCAGCCGGGCCGGCCGGGAGCGCGAgagggccgcccccgcgggctcCGTCATCAGCCGCTACCACCTGGACAGCAGCGTGGGGACCCCCGGGCGCGCGGCGGTGGCCGGGGGCCTGCGGGGCCCACGGGCTGGTTACCTCAGTGATGGCGACTCACCGGAGCGCCCAGTGGGGCCCCCGTCGCCCACTGCCTTCCGTCCCTATGAGGTGGGCCCCTTGGCCCGGGGGCCCCCGGCCGCGCTCTGGGGCCGCCTCAGCCTGCACCTGTACGGGCTGGGGGGGCTGCGGCCGGCGCCCGGGGCCACCCCGAGAGACCTCTGCTGCCTGCTGCAGGTGGATGGGGTGGCCCGGGCCCGAACAGGGCCCCTGCGCGCGGGGCCGGACTTCCTGCGGCTGGACCACACCTTCCACCTGGAACTCGAGGCTGCCCGGCTGCTGCGGGCCCTGGTGCTGGCGTGGGACCCCGGCGTACGGCGGCACCGGCCCTGCGCCCAGGGCACTGTGCTGCTGCCCACGGTCTTCCGAG GATGCCAAGCCCAGCAGCTGGCTGTGCGCCTGGAGCCCCAGGGGCTGCTGTATGCCAAGCTGACCCTGTCAGAGCAGCAGGAAGCACCGGGCACAGCTGAGCCTCGTGTCTTCGGGCTGCCCCTGCCGCTGCTGGTGGAGCGGGAGCAGCCCCCAGGCCAAGTGCCCCTCATCATCCAGAAGTGTGTTGGGCAGATTGAACGCCGAGGACTGCGG GTAGTGGGGCTGTACCGTCTGTGCGGCTCGGCAGCCATGAAGAAAGAATTGCGGGATGCCTTTGAGCGGGACAGTGCAGCTGTCTGCCTCTCTGAGGACCTGTACCCCGATATCAATGTTATCACTG GCATCCTCAAGGATTATCTTCGGGAGCTGCCCACCCCACTCATCACCCAGCCCCTCTATCAGGTGGTGCTGGAGGCCATGGCCCAGGGGCCTCCAAGCAGGACTCCCCCCAGCACTGAGGGCACCCGTGGGCTCCTCAGCTGCCTGCCAGATGTggaaagg GCCACGCTGACGCTTCTCCTGGACCACCTGCGCCTTGTCTCCTCCTTCCACGCCCACAACCGCATGACCCCGCAGAACCTGGCCGTGTGCTTCGGTCCCGTGCTGCTGCCGGCTCGCCAGGCACCCGCCAGGCCCCGCATCCGCAGCTCCGGCCCGGGCCTCACCAACGCGGTGGACTTCAAGCGCCACATCGAGGTGCTGCACTACCTGCTGCAGGCCTGGCCAG ATCCCCGCAGGACCCCAGACGCTCCGGACCTCGCCCCGTACCTGCGGCCCAAACGCCAGCCGCCGCTGAACTTGCCCTTGGCGGGCCCCGAAGTAGTGACTCGGCCCCGCGGCCGAGGCGGCCCCGAGAGCCCTCCGAGCAACCGCTACGCCGGCGACTGGAGCGTTTGCGGGCGGGACTTCCTGCCCTGTGGGCGGGACTTCCTGTCCGGGCCGGACTACGACCAGGTGACGGGGAGCGACAgcgaggaggaggacgaggaggccGGCGAGCGGGCGGGCCCCGCCGACTTCGAGGACGACTTTGAGGCGCCTTTCAACGCGCACCTGAACCTCAAAGACTTTGACGCACTCATCCTGGACCTGGAGCGAGAGCTCTCCAAGCAGATCAACGTGTGCCTCTGA
- the OR1I5 gene encoding olfactory receptor 1I1, which yields MEPENQTVGSEFFLLGLTEKPEHQTLLFGLFLSMYLVTVFGNLLIILAIITDSHLHTPMYFFLSNLSLVDIFFSSTTVPKMLVNLWTQSRAIPFAGCLTQMYAFHLFGTMDSFLLAVMAIDRFIAIVHPLRYSVIMSPRVCVLLVGGLWLITNFQSLVHTCLMAQLTFCGGSEIPHFFCDLMPLLKLSCSDTHTNELVIFAFGIIMGISPLSCILFSYTCIFRAVFKIPSAQGKWKAFSICGSHLTVVSLFYGTIFAVYLQPTSAASSQKNKAATLMCGVVIPTLNPFIYSLRNKDMKVALRKLVGKAAPPRS from the coding sequence ATGGAACCAGAAAACCAAACAGTAGGCTCAGAATTCTTCCTCCTGGGACTCACAGAAAAGCCAGAGCATCAGACTCTCCTCTTTGGGCTGTTCCTGTCCATGTACCTGGTCACCGTCTTtggaaacctgctcatcatcctggCCATCATCACAGACTcccatctccacacacccatgtacttcttcctctccaacttGTCCCTAGTCGACATCTTCTTCTCTTCTACCACCGTCCCCAAGATGCTGGTGAACCTCTGGACCCAGAGTCGAGCCATCCCCTTTGCAGGCTGCCTCACTCAGATGTATGCCTTCCACCTGTTTGGGACCATGGACAGCTTTCTCCTGGCCGTGATGGCCATTGACCGATTCATAGCCATAGTCCACCCTCTGCGCTACTCGGTCATCATGAGCCCTCGTGTCTGTGTGCTGCTTGTGGGAGGGCTGTGGCTGATCACCAACTTCCAGTCGCTTGTGCACACCTGCCTCATGGCTCAACTCACCTTCTGTGGCGGCTCTGAAATCCCTCACTTCTTCTGTGACCTCATGCCCCTGCtgaagctctcctgctcagacaCACACACCAATGAGCTGGTGATCTTTGCTTTTGGCATCATCATGGGCATCAGCCCGCTCTCGTGCATCCTCTTCTCTTACACCTGCATTTTCCGAGCGGTCTTCAAGATCCCTTCTGCTCAGGGCAAGTGGAAAGCATTCTCCATTTGTGGCTCGCACCTCACTGTGGTGTCACTGTTCTATGGCACCATCTTCGCTGTGTACTTGCAGCCCACATCTGCCGCCTCCTCCCAGAAGAACAAGGCAGCCACCCTGATGTGTGGGGTGGTCATCCCCACGCTGAACCCCTTTATCTACAGCCTAAGGAACAAGGACATGAAAGTGGCCTTGAGGAAGCTTGTCGGCAAAGCAGCCCCTCCTCGGTCCTAG